The stretch of DNA ATTGGCGGTACAATCCTGACAATGGCGGAATCTCCCACTCCCGTTCCCTCGTTCGGCGGTTCGACCAACGCAGAGGAATCGCGTCCGCCAATTGTTCCTATCGCAATCGGCGCTCTCGCAGTTGCGATCGTGATTGCGTTGCTCGTTTTTTTGGGGAGAAAAGGTTCGAATGAGACCAGTGCGCCTTCAACTCCCGATCCCTATGCCGCCAATCTCGTGATCTCCAGCCCGTCGATGAGCACCGCCGCAAACTTCGCCGGCCAGGAAGTTACCTACATCGAGGGCAAAATCGCGAACAACGGCGACAAGACCGTGACTAGCGCGATCCTGCAGATCGTCTTTCACGACAGCCTCGGGCAGGTGGTGCAAAAGGAAACGCAGCGGCTGATGGTGATCACCACGCGCCAGC from Terriglobales bacterium encodes:
- a CDS encoding DUF2393 family protein; translated protein: MAESPTPVPSFGGSTNAEESRPPIVPIAIGALAVAIVIALLVFLGRKGSNETSAPSTPDPYAANLVISSPSMSTAANFAGQEVTYIEGKIANNGDKTVTSAILQIVFHDSLGQVVQKETQRLMVITTRQPYIDTAPLSSAPLKAGQTREFRQTFEHVSAEWNTQLPEMTIVKTSTQ